The Rhodanobacteraceae bacterium genomic sequence CTGTCGGCCAGCTCCCGCACCGTGATGTCCGCCGGAACGCTCACGACTTCGCGCGTCATCACTTCCTTCACGGACATGTATTCGAGGCGGTTGAGCGTGTACGGACGGAAGATGTTCAGGCCGCGGCGGGCGATCTTCTCGGTGAGAATGGAACGCTTCATCAGGAACACGCTGGCGCCATAGGCCGTGGTGCAGGTAATCAGCAGCGCCGGCAGCATGCTGGCGTTGCCGGTCAGTTCCAGCGCGAACATGATCGAGGTGAACGGCATCCGCATCACCGCGGCCAGCATCGCGCCCATCCCGAGCAGCGGCCACAGCAGCGGATACGGTCCGGGGAAAATCATGGCCTCCAGTCCGCCCAGCCCCGCGCCCAGCGCCAGCAGCGGCGCCAGCGTGCCGCCGGAGGTGCCGGAACTCAGGTACACGATCCAGATCACCGCCTTCACCAGCATGAAGGTGACGATCGCGGCGCCCACGATCTTGCCGGTCAGCAGTTGATAAATGACGTCGTAGCCGACGCCCAGTGTTTGCGGATCAATCACGCCGCCGATGCCGACCACCAGCGCACCGATCGCGGGCCACCACATCCAGTGGATCGGCAGCTTGCGGTAGCCGTCCTCGACCTTGTAGACGAGAAACGTCACCGCCGTCGCCAGCAGTCCGGCCATGAGTCCACTGACCGCGGCCATCCCGAATTCCGCGATGTGCAGATGGAATTGCACGGTGATGGGAAACAGCGGTCCGGTTCCGATCAGGAACGGCCGCAACACCGCCGCCACGAAACAGGCCACCGCCACCGGAATGGTGCTGCGCGGGCGCATCTCGAACAGCAGCATCTCCACGCCCACCAGCGTCGCCGCGATGGGCGTCGCGAAGGTCGCGGACATGCCGGCGCAGGCGCCGGCCACCAGCAGCGTGCGGCGTTCGATCGAGGTCAGTTCGAACACCTGCCCGATCAGCGAGCCGACCGCGCCGCCGGTCATGATGATCGGGCCTTCGGCGCCGAACGGACCGCCGGTGCCGATCGCGATGGCCGACGAGATCGGTTTCAGGATCGCGACCTTGGCCATCATCTTGCTGCGCCGGAACAGGATCGCCTCCAGCGCCTCGGGAATGCCGTGGCCGCGGATACGCTCGGTGCCGTAGCGCGCCATGAAACCGATGATCACGCCGCCGACCACGGGCGCCAGGATGATCAGCCACCACGGCGCGTGCAACGCGGCGGGTTGCACGAAGTCGAAATTCCACTGTCCGGCGAAGGCCAGGTGCGTGACCAGGCCGATCAGCCGGTACAGGATCCACGCGATGACCGCCGCCGCGCCGCCAATGAACAGCGCGATGAAGGACAGCTTGAGGATGCTGATGCTGGGGCGGAAGTCACCCTCGTAGAGGGTGTCCTGCTTCCACTTCTCGTAGATGCGCAGGAACAGGCGGATGGGTGCGATCATGGTCGGTCGTGCCTGCTCACCGGTGTGCTCGTCACGTGCGCGATGTCCCCGTGCGGTTCGCGTGAGTCTACCGAGTCGCTTCCGCCAACGCAGGTGCGCGGGCATCCCAGCGGCGTTTGCGCGATAATAGGCGGTCCATTCGATGCCATCCCGCGCCATCCACGCGCCGCGCGGCCACAAGGAGAACACCATGCAAGACTCGTTCGGGATTCGCGACACCCTCGCCGTCGGCGGCAAGTCCTACCAGATCGCCAGCTTCACGAAACTGGGCAAGCAGTACGATATCAAGCGCCTGCCCTATTCGATGAAGGTGTTGCTGGAAAACCTGCTGCGCAACGAGGACGGCAGCGAGGTCACCCGCGCGCAGATCGAAGCGGTCCTGAAATGGGATCCGAAGGCCGAACCTTCCACCGAAATTTCCTTCCTGCCGGCGCGCGTGGTGCTGCAGGACTTCACCGGCGTGCCGTGCGTGGTGGACCTCGCCGCGATGCGCGACGCGATGGTCGCGCTGGGCGGCGACCCGAAGAAGATCAATCCGCTGTCGCCCGCCGAACTCGTGATCGACCATTCGGTGCAGGTGGACGTGTTCGGCGAAGCCGACGCGCTGGCGCGCAACGCCGAGATCGAATTCCAGCGCAACCACGAGCGCTACGCGTTCCTGCGCTGGGGCCAGAAGGCACTCGATGATTTCAAGGTCGTCCCGCCCGCGACCG encodes the following:
- a CDS encoding Chloride channel protein encodes the protein MIAPIRLFLRIYEKWKQDTLYEGDFRPSISILKLSFIALFIGGAAAVIAWILYRLIGLVTHLAFAGQWNFDFVQPAALHAPWWLIILAPVVGGVIIGFMARYGTERIRGHGIPEALEAILFRRSKMMAKVAILKPISSAIAIGTGGPFGAEGPIIMTGGAVGSLIGQVFELTSIERRTLLVAGACAGMSATFATPIAATLVGVEMLLFEMRPRSTIPVAVACFVAAVLRPFLIGTGPLFPITVQFHLHIAEFGMAAVSGLMAGLLATAVTFLVYKVEDGYRKLPIHWMWWPAIGALVVGIGGVIDPQTLGVGYDVIYQLLTGKIVGAAIVTFMLVKAVIWIVYLSSGTSGGTLAPLLALGAGLGGLEAMIFPGPYPLLWPLLGMGAMLAAVMRMPFTSIMFALELTGNASMLPALLITCTTAYGASVFLMKRSILTEKIARRGLNIFRPYTLNRLEYMSVKEVMTREVVSVPADITVRELADRYFGSEQKFRAYPVVDAEGKLMGTVDRARLREWLESDPSGEARLADLMSGDPVVAFPEESCQSIAIRMAVEKRDRIPIVDRGSRKLLGMVTRYDLLTPYTHTHDEELLRERVFGGRGQAH